Proteins co-encoded in one Cricetulus griseus strain 17A/GY chromosome 1 unlocalized genomic scaffold, alternate assembly CriGri-PICRH-1.0 chr1_1, whole genome shotgun sequence genomic window:
- the Cxcl1 gene encoding growth-regulated alpha protein precursor — protein MAPATRSLLRAPLLLLLLLLATSRLATGAPVANELRCQCLQTMTGVHLKNIQSLKVTPPGPHCTQTEVIATLKNGQEACLNPEAPMVQKIVQKMLKSGIRK, from the exons ATGGCCCCAGCCACCCGTTCACTCCTCCGTGCCcctctgctgttgctgctgctgctgctggccacCAGCCGCTTGGCTACAG GGGCTCCTGTTGCCAACGAGCTGCGCTGTCAGTGCCTGCAGACCATGACAGGGGTTCACCTCAAGAACATCCAGAGCTTGAAGGTGACACCCCCAGGACCCCACTGCACCCAAACCGAAGTCAT AGCCACTCTCAAGAATGGTCAGGAAGCTTGCCTTAACCCTGAAGCCCCCATGGTTCAGAAGATTGTCCAAAAGATGCTAAAGAG CGGAATCCGTAAGTAA